One window of the Atribacterota bacterium genome contains the following:
- a CDS encoding UPF0280 family protein, giving the protein MKKQDFLNQYNFDPGHSIRSYRKAIKSSDLVSFPVKEKESDLLIQAPVILEEEALASLKYYRSLLEDYIKENPLFRTTLTPYPFDNKAHPMIREMIEVSTSCQVGPMASVAGCIAQNVAQDLLTRIDEVIIENGGDLYIKSSSLRRVIIYAGSSPLSNKLYLKIDSRKNGLGICTSSGTVGPSFSMGKADAVTVISYSASLADAAATAIGNIIQTKEDIRKALNLVQCICGLRGVVIIKDDKIGMWGEIDYGLT; this is encoded by the coding sequence ATGAAAAAACAAGATTTTCTTAATCAATATAATTTTGATCCTGGCCATAGTATTCGTTCCTATCGCAAAGCAATTAAGAGTTCTGATTTAGTTTCCTTTCCGGTAAAGGAAAAAGAAAGTGATTTGTTAATACAAGCTCCTGTGATACTTGAAGAAGAAGCCCTTGCTTCCTTAAAGTATTACCGGTCATTACTGGAGGATTATATAAAGGAAAATCCGCTATTTAGAACTACTCTCACCCCCTATCCCTTTGATAATAAGGCACATCCCATGATAAGGGAAATGATTGAAGTATCTACAAGCTGTCAAGTAGGTCCCATGGCTTCTGTGGCAGGTTGTATTGCCCAAAATGTTGCACAAGACTTACTTACCAGAATAGATGAAGTGATAATTGAGAATGGTGGCGATCTTTATATTAAAAGTTCTTCTTTGAGGAGGGTAATTATTTATGCCGGTTCTTCTCCTCTCAGCAATAAATTGTATCTTAAGATAGATTCCCGTAAAAATGGTTTAGGAATATGTACTTCTTCGGGAACAGTAGGACCTTCCTTTAGTATGGGTAAAGCAGATGCAGTTACAGTAATTTCTTATTCCGCTTCCCTGGCTGATGCGGCAGCTACGGCTATCGGGAATATCATTCAAACCAAAGAAGATATTAGAAAAGCACTAAATCTAGTCCAATGTATTTGCGGTCTTCGGGGAGTTGTTATCATTAAAGATGATAAGATAGGGATGTGGGGAGAAATAGATTATGGTTTAACTTAG
- a CDS encoding 4Fe-4S binding protein, whose translation MIKKKAILRFNPSTVEKPITYYLIKKYELWINILQAKFEPSLGGKLVIEIRGDKKQIDEAFTYLKEQNIKVDFLEQEISWNKLKCNHCGACVSICPVGALIINKQTYYLEFNYQDCVVCGYCADACPVQAIEIIF comes from the coding sequence ATGATTAAGAAAAAAGCTATTTTACGTTTTAATCCCTCTACGGTGGAAAAACCGATTACCTATTATTTGATTAAGAAATATGAGCTGTGGATTAATATCTTGCAGGCAAAATTTGAACCCTCCTTAGGAGGCAAGCTTGTAATTGAAATTAGAGGTGATAAAAAACAGATAGACGAAGCCTTTACTTACTTGAAGGAGCAGAATATAAAAGTTGATTTTTTAGAACAGGAAATATCCTGGAATAAACTGAAGTGTAATCATTGTGGTGCCTGCGTATCCATCTGTCCGGTAGGTGCCTTAATAATTAATAAACAAACATACTATTTAGAATTCAACTATCAGGATTGTGTGGTATGTGGTTATTGTGCCGATGCCTGTCCGGTACAGGCTATAGAAATTATTTTTTAA
- a CDS encoding homocysteine biosynthesis protein, whose product MGKLKRTYQEINEKIARKEAVVMTAEEVIALKDEQGIEEATKLVDVVTTGTFGPMCSSGAFFNVGHSDPPIKMQKVWLNDVMAYAGLAAVDIYLGATQLSESERNDYGGAHVIEEFVKGKDIRLKALSNGTDCYPAREVEATISKETVNQAFMVNPRNTYQNYNVAVNQSTKKIYTYMGILLPDLGNASYSTSGQLSPLLNDPSLRSIGIGSRIFIGGTEGYVIWEGTQFSPRTVTIPEKEIVTRQGATLALIGNLKKMKPDFIQAAYFAGYGVSLYVGIGIPIPILDEDMMRVVSIKDEEIYTEILDYSYPHPDKPSLGWVNYAQLRSGQIDIKGKKVPTSSLSSYARARIIAHSLKEWIGKGQFFLQEPIEFFPSQGELGRLKTIKIR is encoded by the coding sequence ATGGGTAAATTAAAAAGAACATATCAGGAGATTAATGAAAAAATTGCTCGCAAAGAAGCAGTTGTAATGACTGCAGAAGAAGTAATTGCCTTAAAAGATGAACAGGGAATAGAAGAAGCTACCAAATTGGTTGATGTAGTAACTACCGGTACCTTCGGTCCCATGTGTTCCTCTGGAGCATTTTTTAATGTAGGACATAGTGATCCACCTATTAAAATGCAAAAGGTGTGGCTCAATGATGTAATGGCTTATGCCGGTCTGGCTGCTGTTGATATTTATTTAGGTGCTACTCAATTATCAGAATCAGAAAGAAATGATTATGGTGGAGCCCATGTCATCGAAGAATTTGTAAAAGGGAAGGATATTAGATTAAAAGCACTTTCCAATGGAACCGATTGTTATCCTGCTCGTGAAGTTGAAGCAACTATCTCCAAAGAAACAGTAAATCAGGCTTTTATGGTCAATCCCAGAAATACCTATCAGAATTATAATGTAGCGGTAAATCAATCAACAAAAAAAATATATACCTATATGGGTATCCTTCTTCCTGATTTAGGCAATGCCAGCTACAGCACCAGTGGACAATTAAGTCCCTTGTTGAATGATCCTAGCTTAAGGAGTATTGGGATTGGAAGCCGTATCTTTATTGGGGGTACAGAGGGTTATGTTATTTGGGAGGGTACCCAATTCAGTCCCAGAACTGTTACTATTCCAGAGAAGGAGATTGTGACAAGGCAGGGAGCAACTTTAGCGTTAATAGGAAACCTGAAAAAAATGAAACCCGATTTTATTCAAGCTGCCTATTTTGCAGGATATGGTGTTTCTTTATATGTTGGTATTGGCATACCCATACCCATTCTTGATGAAGATATGATGAGAGTAGTTAGTATTAAAGATGAGGAGATATATACTGAAATCTTAGATTATAGTTATCCACATCCTGATAAACCATCCCTGGGCTGGGTCAATTACGCCCAACTTAGATCTGGTCAGATAGACATTAAGGGCAAAAAAGTTCCGACCTCTTCCTTATCCAGTTATGCCAGAGCGAGAATTATTGCTCATTCCTTGAAAGAATGGATTGGAAAAGGACAATTTTTTTTACAGGAGCCTATTGAATTTTTTCCTTCCCAAGGGGAATTAGGTAGATTAAAGACCATTAAAATTCGTTAG
- a CDS encoding methyltetrahydrofolate cobalamin methyltransferase produces the protein MLIIGEKLNSTRERVRKMIENRDVKSIQELARKQVEGGANILDVNASAASGNSKENMKWLVKTVQEVAAVPLCIDSPNAEEIEKGLAAHNWANGKAFINSVTGEKEKMDRLLPSIKNYKCAVVALVMDERGIPDNAQTRIEIARKLIQVLTDSGVPLADIYIDPLAVPIGTNDQNGLIVLDTIRGVKEIYPEVKTVIGLSNISYGLPERKLINQVFMILTMSCGMNAAIIDPTDKRLIAMIKTSLTLLGKDNYCCEYIKAYREGRLTADHNSV, from the coding sequence ATGCTAATTATTGGTGAAAAATTAAATTCTACCAGAGAAAGAGTCAGAAAGATGATTGAAAATAGAGATGTAAAATCTATTCAGGAATTAGCCAGGAAACAGGTAGAGGGAGGAGCCAATATCCTGGATGTGAATGCCTCCGCTGCCAGTGGTAACAGTAAAGAGAATATGAAATGGCTGGTTAAAACTGTACAGGAGGTAGCAGCAGTTCCTTTATGTATTGATAGCCCCAATGCTGAAGAAATTGAAAAAGGTCTGGCAGCACATAATTGGGCTAATGGAAAGGCATTCATTAATTCCGTTACTGGAGAAAAAGAAAAGATGGATAGACTACTACCCAGTATAAAAAATTATAAATGCGCTGTAGTAGCTCTGGTTATGGATGAACGAGGTATTCCTGATAATGCCCAAACACGTATTGAAATTGCCCGTAAATTAATACAAGTGTTAACAGATTCTGGCGTACCCTTGGCAGATATATATATTGATCCTCTGGCAGTTCCAATTGGAACTAATGATCAAAATGGTTTAATAGTTTTAGATACCATACGTGGTGTAAAGGAAATTTATCCTGAAGTTAAAACAGTAATAGGTTTAAGCAACATTTCTTATGGTCTTCCGGAAAGAAAGCTGATTAACCAGGTTTTCATGATTCTAACTATGTCTTGTGGCATGAATGCCGCCATAATTGATCCTACTGATAAAAGATTGATAGCTATGATTAAGACTTCTTTAACCCTGTTGGGGAAGGATAATTATTGTTGCGAATATATCAAGGCTTACCGAGAGGGAAGGTTAACAGCTGACCATAATTCTGTATAA
- a CDS encoding electron transfer flavoprotein subunit alpha/FixB family protein: protein MKVTTEFDRKKYRNIWVIAELLFGKIQTVTYELIGVARNLADLRNSEVWIIVLSSKLEDNLELLFAYGADVVIILDNKAFSGFIDELESKILKRIIVKYKPETIICGATSRGRALIPRVAVMTHSGLTADCTGLSIDPESGDLLQTRPAFGGNIMAIIRSSNYRPQMATVRPRVMKMPEPNYTCTGRIIKEKIFNGDIKNIKKIISVFHDTKTAVNLADAQIIISGGRGMQGKKGFDLLKRFAEKVGGAALGASRAAVDAGWISYAHQVGQTGQTVQTKVYIACGISGQIQHLVGMQSCDLIIAIDQNPHTPMMQIADIAVIGDLFEIIPEIIYEITEL from the coding sequence ATGAAGGTTACTACAGAATTTGATAGGAAAAAGTATCGTAATATTTGGGTAATAGCAGAACTCTTATTTGGGAAAATACAAACAGTAACTTATGAATTAATTGGAGTAGCTAGGAATTTAGCTGATTTGAGGAATAGTGAGGTTTGGATTATTGTTCTGAGTTCTAAGTTAGAGGATAATTTGGAACTGCTTTTTGCCTATGGTGCAGATGTAGTAATAATATTAGATAATAAGGCATTTTCTGGATTTATTGATGAACTGGAATCTAAAATATTAAAGAGAATTATTGTTAAATATAAGCCTGAAACAATTATATGTGGAGCTACTTCAAGGGGAAGGGCTTTGATTCCTAGGGTCGCTGTCATGACCCATTCTGGCCTTACTGCTGATTGCACAGGACTTTCCATTGACCCAGAGAGCGGGGATCTACTTCAAACCAGACCAGCTTTTGGTGGTAACATTATGGCTATTATACGCAGTTCAAATTATCGACCTCAAATGGCAACTGTTCGACCAAGGGTTATGAAGATGCCAGAGCCCAATTATACTTGTACCGGTAGAATAATAAAAGAGAAGATTTTTAATGGTGATATCAAAAATATTAAGAAGATAATTAGTGTTTTCCATGATACTAAAACTGCTGTTAATCTCGCTGATGCTCAGATAATAATTTCAGGGGGAAGAGGAATGCAGGGGAAGAAGGGTTTTGATCTCTTAAAAAGATTTGCCGAAAAGGTTGGAGGTGCAGCCTTAGGAGCAAGCAGGGCAGCTGTTGATGCAGGCTGGATTTCCTATGCCCATCAGGTTGGACAAACAGGACAAACAGTTCAAACAAAGGTTTATATAGCCTGTGGTATTTCGGGACAGATACAACATCTGGTAGGAATGCAGTCCTGTGACTTAATAATAGCTATTGACCAAAATCCACATACACCTATGATGCAAATAGCCGATATAGCGGTAATAGGAGATTTATTTGAAATTATTCCGGAAATTATTTACGAAATAACTGAACTATAA
- a CDS encoding electron transfer flavoprotein subunit beta/FixA family protein — MKIVVCIKQVPATNDTKIDPETKRIVREGVRAILNPFDTYAVEEGIQLRDKFGGEVLALTMGPPKAEQALREVLSLGVDKAILLSDRDFAGSDTWATSYVLARAIKKIGKVDLVLCGKQAIDGDTAQVGPGIAAHLNWVQATYVMAVEELSSSIIRVKRMHEDGYDICEIALPAVMTVVKDINIPRVPTLKGRLASLKREIPVWKPEDIKIEKTKIGLDGSPTRVVKIEQPAPRHASTKRIEGSARECARSLLRELRMRNII, encoded by the coding sequence ATGAAGATAGTAGTTTGCATCAAGCAGGTACCAGCAACTAATGATACCAAAATTGATCCGGAGACAAAAAGAATAGTTAGAGAAGGAGTAAGAGCAATTCTTAATCCCTTTGATACCTATGCAGTAGAAGAAGGAATACAGTTAAGAGATAAATTTGGTGGAGAAGTCTTAGCCCTCACTATGGGTCCTCCTAAAGCTGAACAAGCACTACGAGAAGTTCTTTCTCTGGGAGTGGATAAAGCAATTTTACTTAGTGACCGGGATTTTGCTGGTTCAGATACCTGGGCAACGAGTTATGTTCTAGCCAGGGCAATAAAAAAAATAGGTAAAGTTGACCTGGTCCTTTGTGGTAAACAGGCCATAGATGGAGATACAGCCCAGGTAGGTCCTGGTATCGCTGCTCATTTGAATTGGGTACAGGCCACTTATGTTATGGCAGTAGAAGAGCTATCATCTTCTATTATCAGGGTGAAAAGAATGCATGAAGATGGTTACGATATTTGTGAAATAGCACTGCCTGCAGTGATGACTGTGGTAAAAGATATTAATATTCCCAGGGTACCAACCCTCAAAGGGAGATTAGCTTCTCTGAAGCGGGAAATTCCAGTTTGGAAGCCAGAAGATATAAAAATTGAAAAAACAAAGATTGGGCTTGATGGCTCACCAACCAGGGTAGTAAAAATAGAACAGCCTGCTCCAAGGCATGCCAGTACTAAAAGGATTGAAGGATCGGCTAGAGAATGTGCCAGAAGCTTGCTGCGAGAATTAAGAATGCGCAATATAATTTAA
- a CDS encoding methylenetetrahydrofolate reductase, translated as MIHHIRNKNYLVEVLPPKQDSENLESDLEKFYTRYMKVINSGYCVCITDNTMGNLSFQGTEIIEEFKLPVMLKQVMIHLNTFHRKDDLDNILNACLRKGIKYILVITGDGSIRLPKLRPVDVNLTNIDSVTSVELLKYISREYPGAFILGVAFNPYEPEEHEFEKMEKKIKAGATFIITQPLLGRNKVINKLLKKYPQIPVIVEAWMSKKLHLLSEVVGYEITMNGEYDPIANLKVLHNLYPGCGVYLSLLGIKNQFDLIKETLV; from the coding sequence ATGATTCATCACATTCGTAACAAGAATTACTTGGTGGAAGTTTTACCACCAAAACAGGATTCAGAAAACCTGGAGTCAGACCTTGAAAAATTTTACACTAGATATATGAAGGTTATTAACAGTGGATATTGTGTTTGTATTACTGATAATACTATGGGTAATTTATCTTTCCAGGGGACTGAAATAATTGAAGAATTTAAGCTTCCGGTAATGCTAAAACAGGTAATGATTCATCTTAATACTTTCCATAGAAAGGATGACCTGGATAATATTCTTAATGCTTGCCTCCGAAAAGGCATTAAGTATATTCTGGTAATTACTGGAGATGGATCTATTCGTCTTCCCAAGCTCCGACCCGTAGATGTAAATTTAACCAATATTGATTCTGTTACTTCTGTCGAATTGCTGAAATATATAAGCCGAGAGTATCCTGGGGCTTTTATTCTGGGGGTTGCTTTTAATCCTTATGAACCGGAGGAGCATGAATTTGAAAAGATGGAAAAAAAGATTAAAGCCGGCGCTACATTTATCATTACTCAACCATTATTGGGAAGAAATAAGGTAATAAATAAACTTCTTAAAAAGTATCCCCAAATACCAGTAATAGTAGAAGCATGGATGAGTAAAAAGCTACATCTTCTTTCTGAAGTAGTAGGTTATGAGATAACCATGAACGGTGAATATGATCCTATAGCAAATTTAAAAGTTCTTCATAATTTATATCCGGGGTGTGGTGTTTATTTATCTCTATTAGGAATAAAAAACCAGTTTGATTTGATTAAAGAAACCTTAGTTTAA
- a CDS encoding corrinoid protein produces MLDLNEISEALQRGDAGKVEELVRLALAEKLSPKEILENGLIKGMNIIGVKFKNNEVYVPEVLIAARAMHAGMDVLKPKLVETGVKNIGKVVIGTVKGDLHDIGKNLVKMMLEGAGFEVIDLGVDVSADKFVSAVKEYKPNILGMSALLTTTMVNMVDVIKSLQLSDLREKVKVMIGGAPITQNYAEQIGADGYSPDAASAAEDAKKFIA; encoded by the coding sequence ATGTTAGATTTGAATGAAATATCTGAAGCACTTCAAAGAGGTGATGCAGGTAAAGTAGAAGAATTGGTTCGACTGGCTTTAGCAGAAAAATTGTCTCCAAAAGAGATACTTGAAAATGGCTTAATCAAAGGAATGAATATTATCGGGGTAAAATTTAAGAATAATGAAGTATATGTGCCAGAAGTATTAATTGCTGCCCGAGCTATGCATGCCGGAATGGATGTATTAAAGCCTAAATTAGTTGAAACAGGAGTAAAAAATATAGGCAAAGTAGTAATAGGAACCGTAAAAGGAGATCTACATGATATAGGAAAGAATTTAGTAAAAATGATGTTAGAAGGAGCAGGTTTTGAAGTTATAGATCTAGGAGTAGACGTCTCAGCAGATAAGTTTGTATCTGCGGTTAAAGAATACAAACCCAATATATTAGGAATGTCAGCACTCTTAACTACTACTATGGTTAACATGGTGGATGTAATCAAATCCCTTCAATTGTCAGATTTGCGTGAGAAGGTAAAAGTAATGATTGGAGGAGCTCCCATAACCCAAAATTATGCAGAACAAATTGGTGCTGATGGCTACTCTCCTGATGCTGCTTCTGCAGCCGAAGATGCTAAAAAATTTATAGCTTAG
- a CDS encoding PocR ligand-binding domain-containing protein: MSQKENFKIIDTVRWLIDSYYRAVGISVIFVPGNGKFIFPTHSGRYFCEFCKLIQKNSIGEKNCLNAFYNSAEKSSEFGFPYIYQCHAGLIEWSAPFWCAGELLGNFVSGGVLMREPDTSLWKEMRKISKSLGVEELLLQKALSKIKIVSEERVRAAADILYIMANYLVKMELIDIKLRQEKYLQQAKISEEIQRIKRTEIELLEQNVEDENSPLPISSLYPLKTERELLRRVKLGDKEGAKEVLNEILGQILFKNAGQIELVRARILELAVILSRAAVEAKAELEMVLGLNFEYIQEIGKLKSIEELCIWIVKVLDRFTESVYENRNIKNVDIIRKVREFIRSNYKKKITLQDISKAVYLSSYYLSHIFKKETGSTILEYLTKVRIEEAKKLLENTSWSSTQIAFEVGYPDQSYFCKVFKKIEGISTSDYKEKMKR, translated from the coding sequence ATGAGTCAGAAAGAAAATTTTAAAATTATTGATACCGTAAGATGGCTAATAGATTCCTATTATCGGGCAGTAGGAATAAGCGTGATTTTTGTGCCAGGAAATGGTAAATTTATTTTTCCTACTCATAGTGGTAGATATTTTTGTGAATTTTGTAAGTTAATTCAGAAGAATTCTATAGGAGAAAAGAACTGTCTCAATGCCTTTTATAATAGTGCCGAAAAGAGTAGCGAATTTGGTTTTCCTTATATATATCAATGTCATGCTGGACTAATCGAATGGTCAGCTCCTTTTTGGTGTGCTGGTGAATTATTAGGTAATTTTGTTTCCGGCGGAGTGTTAATGAGAGAGCCAGACACTTCTTTATGGAAAGAGATGAGGAAAATAAGCAAATCTTTAGGGGTAGAAGAATTACTCCTACAAAAAGCTCTTAGCAAGATAAAGATAGTATCAGAAGAAAGGGTAAGAGCTGCTGCTGATATTCTTTATATCATGGCAAACTACCTGGTAAAGATGGAATTAATTGATATTAAATTGCGTCAGGAAAAGTATTTGCAACAAGCAAAAATTTCTGAAGAGATTCAGCGTATAAAAAGGACAGAAATAGAGTTACTAGAGCAGAACGTAGAAGATGAAAATTCTCCCCTTCCCATCTCTTCGCTTTATCCTTTAAAAACAGAGAGAGAATTGCTGCGTAGAGTGAAATTAGGTGATAAAGAGGGCGCTAAAGAAGTATTAAATGAAATTTTAGGTCAGATATTATTTAAGAATGCCGGTCAGATTGAGTTGGTTAGGGCTCGTATCCTAGAGCTGGCAGTTATCCTTTCTCGAGCTGCTGTGGAAGCCAAGGCTGAATTAGAAATGGTTCTGGGATTAAATTTTGAATATATCCAGGAAATCGGTAAACTAAAATCTATTGAAGAATTGTGTATCTGGATTGTAAAGGTTCTGGATAGATTTACTGAATCAGTATATGAAAATAGGAATATTAAAAACGTTGATATTATTAGAAAGGTAAGGGAGTTTATTCGGTCAAACTATAAGAAGAAGATAACATTACAGGATATCAGTAAAGCAGTATATCTGAGTTCTTATTATTTAAGCCATATTTTTAAAAAAGAAACTGGCTCTACCATATTGGAATATCTTACCAAGGTACGAATCGAGGAAGCAAAGAAATTATTAGAGAATACTTCATGGAGCTCTACTCAAATTGCTTTTGAGGTAGGTTACCCCGATCAAAGCTATTTTTGTAAAGTTTTTAAAAAGATAGAAGGAATATCTACTTCTGATTATAAGGAAAAAATGAAGAGATAG
- a CDS encoding integrase core domain-containing protein, translating to MGTIKGLGRIYQQVGIDAYVHFSFANVYTNKRTDSAIDLVKTKVIPVYEVFHIPLDHILTNNGKEYTTYWENGKHDYETFLAKHGIAHTKIKPRCPRSNVIVERFNRTLLEEFYQLIMIKNIYTSLDQLQDYLEKFIYYYNFKRTNQGNRLKGKIPYQKFINGKRKFTLPEPR from the coding sequence GTGGGCACCATCAAGGGCTTGGGTAGGATCTACCAGCAGGTCGGTATTGATGCCTATGTCCACTTCAGCTTTGCCAATGTCTATACCAATAAGAGAACTGACAGTGCTATTGACCTTGTCAAGACCAAAGTGATACCAGTCTATGAGGTGTTTCATATTCCCTTAGATCACATCTTAACCAATAATGGCAAAGAGTATACCACCTACTGGGAAAATGGCAAGCATGATTATGAAACATTTCTGGCCAAGCATGGTATCGCTCACACTAAGATTAAGCCCAGATGTCCCAGGAGTAACGTTATCGTAGAAAGATTTAACAGAACACTGTTAGAAGAGTTTTACCAACTAATAATGATTAAGAATATCTATACCTCTTTGGACCAGTTACAGGATTATTTGGAAAAGTTCATCTACTATTATAATTTTAAAAGAACGAATCAGGGTAATCGTCTAAAGGGAAAGATTCCTTACCAGAAATTTATCAATGGTAAACGTAAATTCACTTTACCGGAACCCAGATAA
- a CDS encoding methylenetetrahydrofolate reductase, translating to MRLKEKLEKKKFVFTVELDPPLNVNIDYLLESIKKYLNLTDAINITDCPLACLRMGPIALSHIIQESVHLETIFHITCRDRNLLALKAELLGAYALGVKNILALSGDHPKMGDHAQATAVFDVDSIGLIKIIQELNQGYFSSNKTSNYKTDFFTGVAVNPGSKEFDRELSRLEKKVSAGANFIQTQPIFSIKILENFLNITSHIIIPKIIGIMPLRGKKMVDYIEKNLSHIFIPDSIRSRMINSGLEEGITIAQELVKELLTIKEIAGIHIFPMNKLSVIPRLIVKNPDEHLDYYSPEVFSKMDTIL from the coding sequence ATGAGACTAAAAGAAAAATTAGAAAAGAAAAAATTTGTTTTTACTGTAGAATTGGATCCGCCCCTTAATGTGAATATTGACTATCTACTAGAAAGTATTAAAAAATATTTAAATCTAACTGATGCTATTAATATCACCGATTGTCCCTTAGCCTGCTTAAGAATGGGACCTATTGCTCTCTCTCATATTATTCAGGAAAGTGTGCATTTAGAAACTATCTTTCATATTACTTGTAGAGACAGAAACTTGTTAGCTTTAAAGGCGGAATTGCTGGGAGCTTATGCTTTGGGTGTGAAAAATATTCTTGCTCTGTCCGGAGATCATCCCAAAATGGGAGATCATGCCCAAGCTACTGCCGTTTTTGATGTAGATTCCATAGGCTTAATTAAAATTATTCAGGAATTAAATCAAGGATATTTTTCTAGCAATAAAACTTCTAATTATAAAACTGACTTTTTTACAGGTGTAGCAGTAAATCCAGGATCTAAAGAATTTGATAGAGAATTATCAAGATTGGAAAAAAAAGTATCTGCTGGAGCAAATTTTATCCAGACCCAACCTATTTTTAGTATAAAAATACTGGAAAATTTTCTGAATATTACCAGTCACATAATCATTCCTAAAATTATCGGTATAATGCCATTAAGAGGTAAAAAGATGGTTGATTATATTGAAAAAAATCTTTCCCATATTTTTATTCCTGACAGTATAAGATCTAGGATGATTAATTCGGGCTTAGAAGAAGGTATAACTATTGCGCAGGAGCTAGTTAAAGAACTTCTGACTATAAAAGAGATAGCGGGCATCCATATCTTTCCTATGAATAAATTGTCGGTTATTCCTCGACTAATCGTTAAAAATCCAGATGAACATTTAGATTATTATTCCCCTGAAGTTTTTTCGAAGATGGATACTATCTTATGA